The following coding sequences are from one Microbacterium sp. SORGH_AS_0969 window:
- the ilvC gene encoding ketol-acid reductoisomerase, which translates to MAEIFYDDDADLSIIQGKKVAIVGYGSQGHAHAQNLRDSGVEVVIALKDGSKSAPKAQEDGFEVKNVSDAAEWADLIMILAPDQHQRSIYADSIKDKLTEGKTLAFAHGFNIRFGYIDAPEGVDVILVAPKAPGHTVRREYVAGRGIPDIIAVERDASGSAWDTALSYAKAIGGTRAGVIKTTFTEETETDLFGEQSVLCGGMSHLVQYGFETLTEAGYQPEIAYFEVLHELKLIVDLMWEGGIAKQRWSISDTAEYGDYVSGPRVIDPSVKENMKAVLADIQSGAFAKRFIDDQDNGATEFLALREKEQGHPIEATGKELRGLFAWKQQDSDYVEGSAAR; encoded by the coding sequence ATGGCAGAGATCTTCTACGACGACGACGCCGACCTCTCGATCATCCAGGGCAAGAAGGTCGCGATCGTCGGCTACGGCTCGCAGGGCCACGCGCACGCGCAGAACCTGCGCGACTCGGGTGTCGAGGTCGTCATCGCGCTCAAGGACGGCTCCAAGTCGGCCCCCAAGGCGCAGGAAGACGGCTTCGAGGTCAAGAACGTCTCGGATGCCGCCGAGTGGGCCGACCTCATCATGATCCTCGCGCCCGACCAGCACCAGCGCTCGATCTACGCCGACTCGATCAAGGACAAGCTGACCGAGGGCAAGACGCTCGCCTTCGCGCACGGCTTCAACATCCGCTTCGGCTACATCGACGCTCCCGAGGGCGTCGACGTGATCCTCGTCGCGCCCAAGGCTCCCGGTCACACCGTGCGTCGCGAGTACGTCGCGGGCCGCGGTATCCCCGACATCATCGCCGTCGAGCGCGACGCCTCGGGTTCGGCCTGGGACACCGCTCTCTCGTACGCGAAGGCCATCGGCGGCACCCGCGCCGGCGTCATCAAGACGACCTTCACCGAAGAGACCGAGACCGACTTGTTCGGCGAGCAGTCCGTGCTCTGCGGCGGCATGAGCCACCTCGTCCAGTACGGCTTCGAGACGCTGACCGAGGCTGGCTACCAGCCCGAGATCGCGTACTTCGAGGTGCTGCACGAGCTCAAGCTCATCGTCGACCTCATGTGGGAGGGCGGCATCGCCAAGCAGCGCTGGTCGATCTCCGACACGGCCGAGTACGGCGACTACGTCTCCGGCCCCCGCGTCATCGACCCGTCGGTGAAGGAGAACATGAAGGCCGTCCTCGCCGACATCCAGTCCGGCGCGTTCGCGAAGCGCTTCATCGACGACCAGGACAACGGCGCGACCGAGTTCCTCGCCCTCCGTGAGAAGGAGCAGGGTCACCCGATCGAGGCGACCGGCAAGGAGCTCCGCGGTCTGTTCGCGTGGAAGCAGCAGGACAGCGACTACGTCGAGGGCTCGGCCGCCCGCTGA